From the Terriglobia bacterium genome, the window GCCTGTTCCACGCCTTTGCGGATGGCTTGAGGGACCTCTTTTGCCTTTCCCATGCCATACCCGACCAGCCCGTTCTGGTCGCCTACGACCACGAGGGCACTGAAGCTCAGGTTTTTGCCCCCCTTGACGACCTTGGTAACGCGGTTGATGGACACGACCTGGTCCTTCAACTCCTGCCCAGTCACATCGATTCTTTCCAAGCTCCCTCCTAGAACTTCAAACCGCTTTCGCGGGCCGCTTCCGCCAAAGCCTTGACGCGGCCGTGGTAAAGGTAGCCGCCGCGGTCGAAAACGACCGCCTTGATCCCCTTGGCCTGCGCCCGTTCGGCAATCGCCTTGCCGACCAGTTTGGCCGCACCGATGTTCCCCGCCTTTTTCCTATCACCGCACACCTCGGACTCGAGGGTGGAGGCAGCAACCAGGGTCTTGCCGGAAAGATCATCGACGACTTGGGCATAGATGTGGGTCAAGCTCCGATAGACGCACAATCGCGGCCGTTCCCCGGTGCCGGAAAGCTTCCGGCGAATTCTCATATGAATCCTGCCGCGTTCGTAGGCGCGGTCAATTGGAGTGATCATTACGCACCCTTCTTTCCGACCTTAAGCCGGACCGTTTCGCTGGCGTAGCGGATGCCTTTGCCTTTGTAGGCATCGGGTTTGCGCAGAGCGCGGATGTCCGCCGCCACCTGTCCGACCAGCTGCCGGTTCGCCCCCGAAATGGTCAAGGTCGCAACGTAGTTCTGGATCGTTCTCGGCTGCTTTTCCACCTTGACGGCAATGCCCTCGGGGATGGGGAACTCGATCGGATGCGAATAGCCCAGACTGAAGGTGACCGCCTTCGGTTTGGCTTCTGCTTTGAACCCGATCCCAACGATGTCGAGCATTTTGCTGAAGCCCTCCGTGACACCGCGGACGTTGTTGGCGGCCAGAGCGCGCGCCAGCCCGTGATAGGCAGGATACGGTTTTTCGTCCGAATCCCGGGAAGCCAGGAGCTCGTTGCCTTCAATCTTGAAGTGAATGCCGGGCGGAATCGGGCTGGTGAGCTTCGTCTTTTTGGTCTCAACCTCAAGCATCCCATCCTTGATCGAGATCTTGACGCCGCTGGGTATCTTTATGGGTTTCTTGCCAACTCGCGACATAACGCACCTTTAACGTAGCAATCCAATCATGGTTCTCAGCTGATCGTGCAAAGCACCTCGCCGCCGAGCCCCTTTTCCTGAGCCTGCTTGCCCGTAAGCAACCCTCGCGATGTGGAGATGACGCACACACCCATGCCCCCCTGAACTGTGGGGATGCGCGACTTGTCCGCATAGACGCGGCACCCGGGCCTGCTCACCCGGGTAAGGGTGCTGATCACCGGTACCCTTCCCGGTGCATACCGGAGGTAAACACGAATCATACCCTGTTTTTGTTCGCTCGAGACCGTATAGTTGGAGATATAGCCTTCCTCCTTGAGGATCCGGATCAGCTCCAACTTCATCTTCGACGACGGGATATCGACCGTTTCGTGTCTCGAGGCGATGGCGTTGCGGACCCGGGTCAGCAGATCGGCAATCGGATCGGTCATACTCATAGGTTCAACTCTCCAGCCAGGGACGGGCTTCACGCGCCGGCAATCGATCGCCGGACCTGACAGCCTGCCATGCTCTTACCAGCTCGACTTGGTAACTCCCGGAATTTCACCTGACAGCGCCAGATTCCGGAAGCAGATACGACAGAGCTGGAATTTTCTATACACTCCACGGGAACGGCCGCAGCGCTGACAGCGATTGTGGGCGCGCACCTTGAATTTGGGTTCGCATCTGGCCTTTGCCCTCAAGCAATTTCTTGCCACGGTGACTCCTTAAGCAGGCAGCGCACTGCCTGAATACATAAGACTATTGTTCCTTCTTTGCAAATGGCATGCCCATCAGGGTCAACAATGCGCTGGACTCATCATCGGTCGCGGCAGTAGTCACGATGGTGATGTTCATGCCGCGCGCCTTGTCAACTTTGCCGTAATCGATCTCGGGAAAGATCAACTGGTCGCGCAATCCCAGAGTGTAGTTGCCGCGCCCGTCAAACGAGCGGGTCGAAACCCCGCGGAAGTCGCGCACGCGGGGTAACGCGGTATTGACCAGCCGGTCGAAGAACTCGTACATGCGGTCGCCGCGCAGGGTGACGGTTACGCCGATCGGCATGCCCTGGCGCAGCTTGAACGCAGCGATCGACTTCTTGGCTTTGGTGACCACAGGGCGCTGTCCGGTGATGGCCGCCAACTCTTCGGAAGCCGTATCGAGTATCTTGGCATTGGCGATCGCCTCGCCCAGTCCCATGTTCACGTTGATCTTCACCAGTCGGGGCACTGCCATTACATTCTTGTAACCGAACTGCCGCGTCAGGGCAGGCACCGCCTCCTTCTTGTAGAACTCACGCAATCTACTCATGACCGGATATGCCCCTTACTCATCCATTGACTCGTTGCACTTTTTGCAGACTCTGGCCTTGCGGCCGTCTTGCATCACGTTGAATCCCACACGGGCGCGCTTGTTGCAGCGCTTGCAGACCACCATCAGGTTCGACAGGTGGATGGAGGACTCTTTGGGAAGAATGCCGCCCTTGACGTTTTTTTGCGGGTTCGGCCGGGTGTGCTTCTGGATGAAGTTCAGCCCCTCCACGATCGCACGGTTCTTGTCCGGAAAAACCCTGAGCACCTTTCCTGTCTTGCCTCGGTCTTTGCCCAACAGCACGTAAACCTGATCGTTCTTCCTGATATGCGCTTTGTACATTGGTTCCGATCCTCGCTCGACCGCCACTAAATCACTTCCGGAGCCAGCGACACGATTTTCAGGAATTCCTTGTCCCTGAGTTCGCGGCTGACTGGGCCGAATACGCGTGTTCCGATTGGCTCCTTTTGATCATTGATGAGTACGGCCGCATTATCGTCGAAGCGGATATAGGTGCCGTCCTTGCGCCGATGTTCCTTGCGGGTGCGCACAACTACGGCTTTCACCACCTGGCCTTTTTTCACGGTACCGTCAGGAGAGGCCTCCTTCACGTTCGCGGTAATGATGTCACCCAGGGTGGCGACGTGTCCTACCTGGTTACCGAGCGGCAGAATGCAGGAGATTCTCCGGGCTCCAGAATTGTCCGCCACTTCCAATATGGTACGCATCTGTATCATGGCTGCTTTACCTCAATGAATTTTGGATTCTGGATTTGTGATTTTGGATTTTGGGGCAGTCGGCTGGTTGCCTTTCAATCCAAAATCTAAAATCCAAAATCCAAAATCCCAGTCCCTAGGTCGCTTTGGACAGGATTTCCGTCACACGCCACCGTTTTCGTGCACTCAAAGGGCGGGTTTCCATGATGCGCACCCGATCCCCGACGTGACACGAACTGTTCTCATCATGGGCCAGGAAAGTCGACGTCTTCCGCAAAGTCTTTTTGTATAGAGGGTGCCGGACCAATCGGTCGACCTCCACGGCGACGGTCTTCTGCATCGCCGTGCTGGTGACAACCCCCACCTGAGTATGCCGGATGCCCCGCTCCTTCTGCGCCGTACTCGTCATTTCCCTGCCCCTTGCCTCTTGGCCTCGTCTGCCAGTTCCATCTCACGGAGGATCGTCTTTACCCGCGCGATATCCTTGCGCACCACCCTCATGCGGGAAGCGCTTTCGAGCTGCCCGGCCGCCGCCTGGAAGCGGAGCTTGAAAAGCTGCTCCCGAAGTGCGGCTGCTTCCAGAACCAGGTCCTCCCTGGACATGTCCCTCATTTGGGAAGCTTTCATGCTTCCTCCATGCCGAATCGTTTCACGAACTTTGTCTTAATGGACATCTTGTGCGCCGCCAGACGCAACGCTTCCTGTGCGACGCTCTCATCGATGCCTTCCATTTCGTAGATGATCTTGCCGGGACGCACGACCGCAACCCAACCCTCCGGGGCTCCTTTGCCTTTGCCCATGCGGGTTTCAGCTGGTTTCTTGGTGATCGGCTTGTCGGGGAAGACCCGGATCCAGATCTTGCCGCCACGCTTGATGAACCGCGTGATCGCCACACGTCCTGCCTCGATCTGCCGGTCGGTGACCCAGCCCGATTCCATCGCCTTCAGTCCGTAGTCGCCGAACGTGACCTCGGCACCCCGCCAGGCCTTGCCGCGGCGCTTGCCCTTCTGCTGCTTTCGATATTTGACCTTCTTCGGCATCAACATGTACTTCTGCTCCTGCTAAACAGATCACCGCCCGAGCTCGGGCTTCTGCATCTCAAACACCTCGCCCTTGTAAATCCAGACCTTGACACCGATGACACCGTAGGTGGTTTGGGCTTCGGCGAAACCGTAATCGATGTCGGCACGGATCGTGTGCAAGGGAAGCTGGCCGTGCAGGTACCATTCCGACCGGGCGATCTCCGCGCCATTCAGACGGCCCGCGGTTCGCACTTTGATCCCCTTGGCACCGAAGCGCAGGGTGCTGTCGACTGCGCGGCGCATGGCGCGCCGGAAGGCGATGCGCTTCTCCAATTGCTGCGCGATCCCTTCGGAAACCAGCTGCGCATCCAGCTCGGGCTTGTTCACTTCCTGGATTTTGAGATTGATGTCGCGCCCGGTGAGCACCTGCAAATCCTTCTTGAGCTTTTCGATCTCGCTCCCCTTCTTGCCCACGATGATGCCCGGGCGCGAGGTGAAGATGATGATCGTTAGCTTGTTGGCAGCCCTTTCGACCTCTACGCGCGACACGCCCGCATGAGCGAACTTCTTCTTCAGCATGACCTTCAGCCCGAGGTCTTCGTGAAGAAGGGCGCCGTAATCCTTGCGCGCAAACCAGCGTGAGCGCCAAGTCCGGTTGATGCCGAGCCTGAAACCGTAAGGATGAACTTTCTGACCCAAGATGCCTCCTTACTCCTCTATATCCTTGCCTTTGATCGTGATGGTGATGTGCTTGTAGCGACGCTGCTGCCGATAAGCCCGTCCCATCGGGGCGGGGCGGACACGACGCCGCCACTTGGTCGGGCCTGAATCCACCACGGCACGCTCCACGATAAACGAGTCGACGTCCGCCGTCGCGTTCTTCTCTTTGGCGTTCGCGACCGCAGAGAGCAGCACCTTTTCAACGGGTCGCGTGGCACGCTTCTTCGTGAACTTCAGGATCGCCAGCGCTTCCTGCACTCTCCTGCCGCGAATAAGGTCGATCACCAAACGAGCCTTTTGCGGCGATCCCTTTAAGTATTTTCCTGTCGCCCTAGCTTCCATATCGAATCCAGTGGGCTTTGACCGGCTGGTTGCAGCAGCTGCGAAATCAACAAGAAGTTGCTGCCGCTACAGTCCGCCGTGCACTCACCCTCTCCTCCCGCTGATCACCAACTTCATTCGCGACGAACTCCTTGGAGAACGCAAGCCTTGCTGCGTCTCGTTTCGCGCTGCTGTGGAGCGGCCGGCCTGAAAGGCGGCAGCAAGCTGCCGCACTCCAAGGGGGCCGGTATCACTGCTCTTCCGAAAC encodes:
- the rplR gene encoding 50S ribosomal protein L18 codes for the protein MITPIDRAYERGRIHMRIRRKLSGTGERPRLCVYRSLTHIYAQVVDDLSGKTLVAASTLESEVCGDRKKAGNIGAAKLVGKAIAERAQAKGIKAVVFDRGGYLYHGRVKALAEAARESGLKF
- the rplF gene encoding 50S ribosomal protein L6, with translation MSRVGKKPIKIPSGVKISIKDGMLEVETKKTKLTSPIPPGIHFKIEGNELLASRDSDEKPYPAYHGLARALAANNVRGVTEGFSKMLDIVGIGFKAEAKPKAVTFSLGYSHPIEFPIPEGIAVKVEKQPRTIQNYVATLTISGANRQLVGQVAADIRALRKPDAYKGKGIRYASETVRLKVGKKGA
- the rpsH gene encoding 30S ribosomal protein S8; amino-acid sequence: MSMTDPIADLLTRVRNAIASRHETVDIPSSKMKLELIRILKEEGYISNYTVSSEQKQGMIRVYLRYAPGRVPVISTLTRVSRPGCRVYADKSRIPTVQGGMGVCVISTSRGLLTGKQAQEKGLGGEVLCTIS
- a CDS encoding type Z 30S ribosomal protein S14; its protein translation is MARNCLRAKARCEPKFKVRAHNRCQRCGRSRGVYRKFQLCRICFRNLALSGEIPGVTKSSW
- the rplE gene encoding 50S ribosomal protein L5 — protein: MSRLREFYKKEAVPALTRQFGYKNVMAVPRLVKINVNMGLGEAIANAKILDTASEELAAITGQRPVVTKAKKSIAAFKLRQGMPIGVTVTLRGDRMYEFFDRLVNTALPRVRDFRGVSTRSFDGRGNYTLGLRDQLIFPEIDYGKVDKARGMNITIVTTAATDDESSALLTLMGMPFAKKEQ
- the rplX gene encoding 50S ribosomal protein L24, producing MYKAHIRKNDQVYVLLGKDRGKTGKVLRVFPDKNRAIVEGLNFIQKHTRPNPQKNVKGGILPKESSIHLSNLMVVCKRCNKRARVGFNVMQDGRKARVCKKCNESMDE
- the rplN gene encoding 50S ribosomal protein L14, which produces MIQMRTILEVADNSGARRISCILPLGNQVGHVATLGDIITANVKEASPDGTVKKGQVVKAVVVRTRKEHRRKDGTYIRFDDNAAVLINDQKEPIGTRVFGPVSRELRDKEFLKIVSLAPEVI
- the rpsQ gene encoding 30S ribosomal protein S17, which produces MTSTAQKERGIRHTQVGVVTSTAMQKTVAVEVDRLVRHPLYKKTLRKTSTFLAHDENSSCHVGDRVRIMETRPLSARKRWRVTEILSKAT
- the rpmC gene encoding 50S ribosomal protein L29, whose amino-acid sequence is MKASQMRDMSREDLVLEAAALREQLFKLRFQAAAGQLESASRMRVVRKDIARVKTILREMELADEAKRQGAGK
- the rplP gene encoding 50S ribosomal protein L16 encodes the protein MLMPKKVKYRKQQKGKRRGKAWRGAEVTFGDYGLKAMESGWVTDRQIEAGRVAITRFIKRGGKIWIRVFPDKPITKKPAETRMGKGKGAPEGWVAVVRPGKIIYEMEGIDESVAQEALRLAAHKMSIKTKFVKRFGMEEA
- the rpsC gene encoding 30S ribosomal protein S3, which produces MGQKVHPYGFRLGINRTWRSRWFARKDYGALLHEDLGLKVMLKKKFAHAGVSRVEVERAANKLTIIIFTSRPGIIVGKKGSEIEKLKKDLQVLTGRDINLKIQEVNKPELDAQLVSEGIAQQLEKRIAFRRAMRRAVDSTLRFGAKGIKVRTAGRLNGAEIARSEWYLHGQLPLHTIRADIDYGFAEAQTTYGVIGVKVWIYKGEVFEMQKPELGR
- the rplV gene encoding 50S ribosomal protein L22 produces the protein MEARATGKYLKGSPQKARLVIDLIRGRRVQEALAILKFTKKRATRPVEKVLLSAVANAKEKNATADVDSFIVERAVVDSGPTKWRRRVRPAPMGRAYRQQRRYKHITITIKGKDIEE